Proteins co-encoded in one Arachis hypogaea cultivar Tifrunner chromosome 13, arahy.Tifrunner.gnm2.J5K5, whole genome shotgun sequence genomic window:
- the LOC112735095 gene encoding uncharacterized protein yields the protein MTAYQPQTNGQAEVSNREIKHILEKIVKPHRRDWSSRLGDALWAYRTAYKTPIEMSPFCLVYGKAYHLPVEVEHKAYWVVKECNLGLGGASIERKLQLQELECLRVEAYENSKLYKEKVKAVHDKNIKRREFKAGDLVLLYNSRLRLMPSKLRSRWERPYRVEKAEPYGVSHLSHPSSPTFFKVNGHHLKLYHGEKMKKNKELEIFLLADPAKEED from the coding sequence ATGACGGCTTACCAAccccaaaccaatgggcaagccgaggtgtctaacagagagatcaaGCACATACTGGAGAAGATTGTCaagcctcatagaagagactggagctcTAGGCTTGgagatgcgctttgggcttatcggacagctTACAAGACACCAATCGAAATGAGTCCATTCTGCCTAGTCTATGGAAAGGCTTATCATCttccagtggaggtggaacacaaagcTTACTGGGTGGTAAAGGAATGCAACTTAGGATTGGGGGGAGCCAGtattgaaaggaagctgcaactacagGAATTGGAGTGCCTTCGAGTAGAAGCGTATGAGAACTcaaagctttataaagagaaggtgaaggcggTGCATGATAAGAACATCAAAAGAAGAGAGTTTAAAGCTGGAGATTTAGTCCTCCTCTATAACTCAAGGTTGAGACTTATGCCAAGTAAGTTGAGATCAAGGTGGGAAAGACCCTATAGGGTGGAAAAGGCCGAGCCATATGGGGTCTCCCACTTGAGTCACCCTTCAAGCCCCACCTTCTTCAAAGTCAATGGCCACCATTTGAAgttatatcatggtgagaagatgaagaaaaataaggagctggAGATCTTTCTCTTGGCGGATCCAGCAAAGGAAGAGGactga